AATTGAATCAAAAATTTAAATCATCAAATAATTCAGCTCGATTTTTGAACACAGTTAATCATCGCTCTTCTACTAAACTGCCGCTTTAGACTATACTCCTTCTTGAAGTAAAGCACCCGTTCGTATTATAAGGTTAGCCAGATATTTCTGGTTGACCTTTTTTTATATCGATATATGATTGCGGTAGCCGGGGTAGAACGTAAGCACCCGTGGGGCTATTGATCCCGTCAACTAAACAGTTCGCCCCCTACTTGTAGAAACATGATTGAGGCTGGTTGGGACTCTGATCTCGTATAACAAGCGAAGCTATGATACTACATGGAGGAATAGGGGTTACCGGTTAATTGTATGACAAGGAGGAAAATAATGATGAATCCAGTAATTGGTCTGGATGTGGCAAAAGGCGAAAGTCAGGTTCAAGCATTCTTAGATAAAAAACAACCGTATAAAAAGAGCTTTAAAGTAGCACACACACTGGAAGGGCTGACAATTCTTTTAGAGTTTATGAGAGAAATAGAAGTGGCTTCTGGAGAAAGGCCCCCCATTGTTTTGGAATCCACTGGCCACTATCATACACCAGTTGTCCAATTTTTCGAAGACAGAGGTTATTTAATAATCATGGTTAATCCACTCGTTTCGTATCGAGCAAAAAGTTCCAGTTTACGTAAAGTAAAGACAGATATCATAGATGCTCGTCATCTCTGCGAGATGTTTTATAAAGAGGACTTAGAGCCTTATAAACAGCGAGGGATCCAGCTCTTAAATTTACGTCATCTTACAAGACAACATGAAAATATTACAGGTATGTATGTACAAACTAAACTACAATTCCAATCCGTTTTAGATCAAGTATTTCCTGAATACTGTGGGGTCTTTGGAGATCTTTATTCAGATGTCTCCTTACTGACCTTACAAGCATTTCCTACTTCTGAGGAAGTGATGGCAACACGTGAAGAAACAGTCGCCAAAAAAATAAAGGAATTCTGTAAAAGTCGTTCTCAAAAATGGGCAAACAGTCAGTCAGAAAAGTTAAAAGCTGCCGCAGATCGCAACCCATTCCAGAAAACCTTATACAATAGTCTTATCTTAAGCATAAATATGTATATTAAGATGCTTCTAGAATATAAAAAACATCTATCAGATCTGGAAAGAGAGATAGATGCTTTAGCGAAAAGCATGGAAGAATATAAGATTCTCCAATCCATCCCCGGTATTGGTGAGAAAATCGCAGCAACGATTATTTCGGAGATTGGGGAGATTGATCGGTTTAATCATCCTAAAAAGTTAGTTGCCTTTGCAGGAATTGATCCAAGTGTTTTTGAATCTGGTACATTCAAAGGTACTTTGAATCGGATTACCAAAAGAGGTTCTAGTAGACTACGACATGCCTTATATATGGCCGTTAAAAGTGCCATTCGTGATAGTCGCAAGAAGAAAACGACAGATGAACTCATTCCTCGAAATAAGAGGTTAAGGGAGTTTTATGATAAGAAACGTGAAGAAGGAAAGCCCTTTAAAGTAGCTGTAATAGCATGTGCAAATAAGCTTTTACATTGGATTTATGCACTTTTAAAAAACAATTCATTTTTCCAATATCTTACCTAGTATTAAAATATAACTAAAAAGCCTAAACCTTTCCAAATACAGAAAATTGAAAGGTTATTTGGCATGCACAATTTTAGTATAGCATGAACTAATTTGTTTTTTATTAATAAATATTGACAAACTATTGGCTGGTTTAGTTGAATAATGGAGTATTAGAAATTAATTAATATCACCTACATATTAATCCAAATTCTATTTTCAATCTTTCACATTTTTAAATATTGAAACTTTTCATTTTTTGCAACGTATCTAATAACAACCTATTACCTGATTGGAAGTGAAGTAATGAGCTTTGGTACCTGGATTGCTATCGCAGTAGCACTTTTTGCAGCTATATTCTTCTCAAGAAAAAAGAAAAGTAAATAGCCTTCCCGGAGATTAATTCAACTTGATTAATCTCTTTTCTTTCATATTTTGGTTCAAAAGCTACATAAAAACTCCCCTTCTCTTATTGAACTAACCTGCGGCGTTAATTCAATAAGAAAAAAGGATTTACCCCTTCTTGAAGTAAAGCACCCGTTAGTTTAAGTGAAATGTTTCACAAATTTTTTTCATGGATATACATTTAAAATTTTTTGCGTTTCTTCGGAGTCTTAATTTCTTCCCATGAATAATTTGGTACTGTGGCAACCCATATCGTATCTCCCATCATATCCACATCCGAAATAATAGTATCGTTCGCTTCAAACACTTTTTCAGATTTGCTTTCATATTCCGTACTGATGGAATAGATAGCTTCACCTCTATTGCTATATCCCAATAACTTCTCTCCTTTTTTAATGAATTGAACTATCTCTTCATCCACGTTGATTTTTCTCCAATTTACCTCTTGAAGATTTCGCGTCCAAATTCCACTCTCTGTGGTTATGAATAGCCTATTACTAATCACTTTCATATTCCACGGTACATCCTTACTATTCGGCATGGTGATTTCGTTCCATCCATCATTTATCTTTTGTAAAAGCTTTCTTTCTTCTGTGAGTCCTAACAAATCTCCATTATCCGATATTTGAATCACATAAAATGGGTTAGGAACAATAGCTTTTTCCCAACTTTTCCCTTGATTACTTGTATAATAAATAGTTCCATTTGATAGCACAGCTATATGATTGTTGATAGAATAATCGACGTTCTCAATCGGGTGGTCTAATGAAAGAATTTTCCTTCCTTTACTTTTGGATGTAATACCCACCCATATTTCGTTTTCCGTAACTGCATATAATTCATCATTCCTATCAAACCAAGCGTGTGTCACATAATTATCAGCTCGTAGTGCGGTCCATTTTTTTCCACCGTTCTCGCTCCATTCAATAAAAGGTTGATTACTTGTACTAAATTGGGTTGGCTTTTTGTCTCCCCATACGACTAATTTTTTGTTTCCAGCGACAAACCCTGTAATCGCCATCCCTTTTTTAGATAGCTTTTCGGTATCAATACGTTTGGATATTAATCCTCCACCGTATGGTAATTTATGAATGGCACTGACTATATCACCGTTTCTGGCATTGAATGAAATTCGAGTAAATCGTTTATCTCGATCATTTCCAATCACTGTTAAAATTGGTGTACCCTCGATATTATCCAATGTAAAATGATATCCTGTTGCCCAACCTTTTCCTTGTTTTAGACCATATTTATCCTTTGCAAGTTGGAGAACATCCGAGCTATCCAATTTGATCTCATCGTATTGAATTGTAGGAACCTGAGATTGCTTGAACGATTCAAACACGGTAATTTTCTTTTCTGAGATACCAATTAGTAAATGTTCATCTGTACCTAAAGCCATAAATTGCATAAACCAATTAAAGCGTTTCCCTGTTTCTCCTCTCGAGCCACCCATCGTTTCATCCACAGTATTTACACTGGTAAGTGTTGCGTTTGCATTCCATTCTTTCGCTCGCTGAAATCCAATATCAATCGCTTCTTTAAGCGTAAGTTCCCCCTCTGAAGCGATTGTTTCACGACCAATCAAATTTACAAAAACTAAAAAAATAACTAACAAACAAGAGACTTTTTTTATGAAACTCAAAATACCACCATCCCATAACTAAATAAGCACATTAATCACAGGATTAATGTGCTTATTTAGGATGGAGTAAATACTTCGCTATATTCCCTCATAGATCCAATATAACAAACAAAATACTCCTTTTATCAGAGAATCCTTCTTCAACTAAACGTTAGTAATAGGTAAACGTTTGAAGTTATCTCCGGCTTTTCCCCTACTCCGCACGGAACGTGCCAGTTTCCAAGCATTCCGCGTTCCATCTAACGATGGTATTATTAATTATAAGTTTCAAGTTACTCTTCATCGAAGAGCTTGCACTGTGGCATCATTCTTATATGAAATGATGTTCCCACGTTCTTACCAGACCGGTGCAATGCACAGTTGAAAAATAATTATTACCTATCGCTAGACTTGGGGCTGTTCCTCCACCTCCATTACAGAGGTTTCACTGGTCGTACCCCTACCCTCATAAGGACCAATGCATTTCGCCATTTAGCTTATAGCAACCGTTTCGGGTGACAGCCCTTGATCCAACGTTCCTTATTTTCCAAGTACCTTATAACCTAGCTATCTTTTTCTAAACTTAGGTGCTTCCTGTAAGCCTATGAGCTGGATACCGCCATTGTTCGGTATAACGTGTTTCAGAGCAGCAATTTTTACTCCACGTCACTCACCCCATCGTTGGATGGTACACAAGTTTCCTTATGCTCTAACTTTAGACCCGTACATTCGGAAGTTCGTCTGTTCTTTTCCGTAAGAAAATTCTCACCATATTTAGTTTTTCAGCCATCCGACATATCCATTGGCATACCTTTTCCGTGAGGAGTGGCTTCAGCCTTTGTTCTGCCGACTTTACCTGAGCTTCAGACCCCATAATCTGTCTATTATGACGCATGCAGGAGTATCAATGGGATAGTTTCAAAATACGTGGTTTTATCATTCCTATCCTCGGTTATAAAGTTAGGATTTCCGAAGAAATCCCTTGTTTTTTCACACATTAGTGCTTATAACAAAACTTGTCGCGCTGCTGCGTTAGTTTAAGTTCAATGTTTCACATTCTATATATTTATTTGAACATAAGTATTCAGAATACCTTTTAAAATCAGGTTAATAAGTATTGTTTTTCAGTATATCCATGGCATTATGCTAGTTAATTTGAAGACGATTTGTAGGTAAAAATGCAAACGTACACCAGCCATTGTACTCTTTCCAATTGTGTTGCAATTTGTTATGCTTTTATTAAGTATATTTGGTATGTATTCCTTTTATATCAACAAAAATTGACCAACAAAATGATATACAAATTGATGGTCATTTAAGTTACATTTTTAATGTTTGCGACAGGTAACGGAACCCGTTATCCGTTAGGGGACCTCCTTTTCACTTGCTATTCACTCTACATTTTCTTATATTTTTCATTAAATGCATTTAACCAATCCATATCAATTGGACCGTTAACTACTTTATAATAATCCCCATTATAAATATGAACATAATTTTCTTCCATCGTAACCATAGTAGGATTAGATTTATTATGATGGATTGTGAATCCAAATCTCTTCCCTTTGTAATTAGTATCAAAGAAATTCTCTTTTTGCTTCTTCGCTTGATACTGGCTTAAAAAATTTAGAAGTTCATCTACTGGCTCTATATCCTCGGTTCCCCACCCATCACTGCTGTCGTCTGGAATAGGATAGCCTCTATTAGTAAATGAAAAACCTATAAAATCACTTTTTTTCAATCGGATTAAATCCTCTAAATCTCGTTCACGATAATCATTCCAATACTTGAATGAAAAAAATGCAATAACTACAATGAAAAAAATCAAATATATTTTATTTTTCTTTTTCATACTTCCCTCTCGCTAAATCTGCTTTCTACATACATAGATCATTTCATAGCTATCATTACTAATAGGTGTTCCTTTCCAATCCGTATTCACATGTAAAATATCAAAACCATTTTCCAATAATAATCTTTCCATTTCTTTTGGATATGTATACCTCAAGCTTATATGCGTTCTTGTTTCATCAACGACAATGCCATCCGCATTTTTAAACTTCCTAATTGTAGTATAGTGTTGCATTTGACTCAATGCATCGTAGTTACTTATGGTATAAACGTCTACCTCTTTATTACAAGTTGTATCGGTATACGTTTTCCAATATTCTTCGGTACTCGGTTGCAGTAACTCTTCTGCGCTAGGAAACCTCGTTCCAAAAATAAAAATTCCATCTTCCTCTAAATGTGTTTGGATAGAAGATAAAAGCATGTTTTGTGATTCATTCGTATGAAAATGTTGAATCGAGTTTCCAACCATATAGATTAATGGGCTTTTACAATTTAAATCTAGTTGAGTGCAGTCTTGCTCCAACCATTCAATCTTTAATTGAAGTTCTTCTGCTTTTTTCTTTGCTTGTTCAAGCATACCCGCATGTAGGTCAACCCCAATTAAGTTAAAGCCATTTTGTGCTAGGGGAATCGTTATTCTTCCTGTACCACAAGCTAAATCAATGATGGTACCTCTTTTCTTTGAAGCCCATTCTATTAAAAATGGAATTTCCCCCACATAAGCATTATTTTCGATATCATATGAAATTGGATTATCATATTCTTCCATATTGTCATTCATTACTTTACTTGTCATGAGATTCTCCTTATTCGTTATCATTTTGAAACAACCATTGTCTGACTTGCTCTTCGAAGTCCTTATTTTTCCATGCTACTATAGCGGCCATTTCGCCCAGTTTATTCATTTCGTATTGGAAAAACAAATCTCCAATAAAATAGGCTAATCTACTGTGACCAAATGTTTTTCCTCCATTGATGGAAAACCACTCATGAAATAGTTCATCCCTTGTTAAAGATAAATAATCAGCTGTAAATGCTTTCTTTATTTCGCTTGTATTTGCATGTGTAAAAGTTAGCCACTCTAAGCCTTCGTCGTTATAAGAAAAATAGATAGAAGGATGTACGTTTACAACTGTCTTTCGAGATAAATGGGTTGCTGCTCCCTCTTGATAAAGCCCAATAAGTGGGCTAGTCCATTGGATCTTTGTCCAATCTATACCAACTTGATCTGATAGTATGTTTTGTGCTGCATGGCCAAATTCATGTGCAACAATTACGCGCAAATGGTCGGGGTCTGGTGATAATTTTTCTAATGCGAACGTGATGTTCGGAATGATTTGGTGATGCGTGTAGGCGTTAGAACCAAAACCTCCAACGATTAAATTAATATCAACTGGGAAAGTAATTTGATACAGTTTCCTATATTCTTCAGCTATTTCTTCAATTATCGGTAAAATATTTTCGTGTACTTTCTTTATAACTGTAAAATGCTGAGAATATTTTTTAATTGATTCACTATGTCTTTCGTCCGTGTCCTTACAATGAGAATCAAAATACTCTGCAAAGATATCCGGATACTTTTCATAATAACTTCTTAAAAAATCAATAGATGGTTCATAATTATTTAGAAAGTATGGAACAGTATCATAGATTTTCAATTAATCTTCCTCCTAAAGCTTTCTACTTTTAATAATTAACGTAGTTGGTATAGATTTTGCCTTTTCGAAAGAGTACCATCTATTTTCATGCCTTTGTATATCTTCTTCAGAACACCAGACATCTTCAATCACTTTCTCAATCTGAAAACCATGACTAATTAATGTATTCATATAAGTACTGATTCTAAACTGCTGCATAATTGCGGGATTCCCCCACCCTTCATGGTCATAAGGACCTTCCTCATGATAGGATTTGTTGAAAGTTAGGGCTCCACCTTCATTACTTACTCGACTATGCAATGGATGCTCCCAGCTAAAAACAAATACACCCCCTTGTTTCAAGTATTTATTAATATTGGATAACGTCTTGTCTAGATCAGTTGTCCATCCAAGCGCATAGATGGAGTAGACAATGTCAAAATAGTTTTCTGGTAATCCAGGATTCAATTCCATTGGTGATTGAAATAATTGAACAGACGAACCACAATTCACTAATAATGATCTCGCTGCATTTATTTGTTTTTCCGATAGGTCTAAGCCCCATAGTTCAGCTGCATTTCGCTGATTCATATATTGTAATGAATGCCCACTGCCACACCCTATATCTAACACTTTTAAATTCGTAATATCCCCAAATAGATTAAGATCATCTTCAAGTGGCGCCATCGGTCCATACTCAGGAAGTGGATTTCTTCCATAAAAACGTTCTGCAGCAGCTTCCCAACTATGTTTGTTTTTCTCTAGTGACTTAGTGTTCATTCCTAAAACCCCCATCATTTTTTCCTAATAAGCATGGGCTTCTACGATGCTTAGTAGCTTGCTCAAAAGCATAAGCAAGCTTAATTAAAATCCCCTCACTAAAAGCAGTTCCTGCAAAAGTTACTCCGAATGGTTTTCCACTTTTCATATATCCTGCAGGCATTGCTATAGAGGGATATCCTGCTTTTGCAGATATGGTGGATCCTATGTAGGAAGGAAAAAGAATTGCATCTAGATTATATTTTTTAACAGCAAAATCGATTCCTTGTTCTTGAGAAAAATACAAGTCTTCCAATCTTGCAATTAAATATTCTGGATTTCTTAATGTATTAGGAAAATGTTCTCTCTTCTCTAGCTTATCTTGCCCGTACTTTAATGCTTTTTCTCCTAAACTTTTATTAAACTGAATTAACTCACTGAATGAATGAACAGGTAGTTGCGGAGGTAATTTCGAAAGATAATTATCCAAGCTATGTTTCAGCTCATATAATGACACTCCCCAACTCCATTCTCTATGGAAAGAAGGAATTTCTATCTCTTGAATAACGATTGCTCCTTCATCTCCAAGTGTTTGAATGGCAGAATTAAATAATTCTTCATCATATTCATCCGATTCATTAGAAGCAATATTGAACACACCAATTCTTGCACCTTTTAAACCATTCGTATCTAAATAAATAGTGTAATCTTGCAGAGATCTCCCTTCACTTTTTAATGTTGCAGGATCTGATGAATCCACACCAGTTAGTGCTCCTAATAAAATTGCTGCATCGGTGACGTTTCTCGCAAATGGTCCAGCTGTATCTTGAGAATATGTAAAAGGAATAACACCTGTTCTGCTTATTAAGCCAACAGTAGGTTTAATACCAACTACTGAGTTTTGTGTAGCAGGACTAAGAATAGAAGCATCTGTCTCAGTGCCTACCGATAATACAGTGAAATTAGCAGCAACCGCTACTGCTGATCCGGAACTCGAACCTCCAACAAAAAGATTCTCATCCCCATAAGGATTTTTTACTTGTCCACCTCTTGCACTATAGCCAGCCCACATTTCCGAAGACATTCCATTAGCTAATTCTGTCATATTCGCCTTTCCTAAGATGATGGCACCTGCTTTGCGAAGCCGTGCAACAAGAAAAGCATCTTGAGCGCTAATATGATTTTCTAATGCTATTGTTCCTGCACTTGTATGCATGGAGTCATTTGTTTCAATATTATCTTTCAGTAAAACTGGAATTCCATGTAAAGGTCCTCTTGATCCCTTTATCTTTCTTTCATGATCTAATGCTTCTGCGATAAAAATGGCGTGAGGATTTATTTCCAAAACAGAGTTAATCTTTAAACCGTCTTGATCATATTTTGCGATTCTATGTAAGTAATACATGGTTAGCTCTTTTGAAGTTATTATTCCGTCTTCCATTCCGGGTTGTATTTCTTGAATGGTTAATTCTTCTCTGAAAAATTTATTAAATTTAATTTCCATTAATACTCTCCTCTGATCCTCAAAGCCTCGGCTGCAACAATACTGTCGCGCAAATAATATTGTATTTCTTCGTTTTTAACAATTTCATCCGTCGTCATCCAGTGAATCGATTCCACCTCATCCGGACTTTTTGCGTACGGTTCCCCTTTATCGAATTCACAAAGAAATACAATGTCCACAACTTCTTTGCCATTTGCTAAAACAAAAGAAGTATTTCGTACATATTGAATAGGATCCTTCACTTCCACCCCAACTTCTTCAAATAACTCACGTCGAAGTGTTCTCTCCAAAATATTTTGAGAATCACCTTCTTGTTCTACAGTTCCACCTACTAAGGCCAATCCTCCTCCAGCATGCGCTTCCTTTGTGCTCCTTCTAATTAAGAGCCACTTATCCTCTTTAAATACTGCACCTTCCACATTTATAAAAAACATTTGTATTCTCCTTCCACAAAGCCATTATGTATTCTTCGTGATGTGTAACAATATTTCCTTTTCTTTTTACAAAAAGCATAAAAAAACTGACAACCCTGTATTAGGGTTATCAGTTTTTTATTGCAGGCTAATCTTTATCATAGTCCTTTTTAGAAACGTCCTTTATATCTGTAAAGTCTGGTTCCTCACCAAGTTCAGTACCAAGATTAGGATTTCTGTAGCTTTTATGATCTCTGTCTGTAACTACATCCACGTCTCCTACAGGGTCAAACAGAAGTGGTAAGCATAGTAGTCCACTTAAACCAACAAGACCAAAAATAATTCTAGATAATCCTGCTGTCTCTCCACCAAAGATGGAGGAGACTAAATCGTACTTGAAAAATCCTATTAGACCCCAGTTGATTGCACCGATTATTACTAATACTAAAGCAATCCGAGATATAATTCTCATGGATTAACACCTCCTTTTTTTTATGCAAAGGAAGGAAAGAATACCTTCCTTTACGAATCTTTAGCGACGATGTTCGACTAAATCGATTGCCCCTAATACAATATGGGCTAAACCAAAGCCAATAATCGAACCCGATATTAACGGTGTAATGCTTCTATTATTACGCAATACCACACCCGTAGTTGTTACGGCTGTCCCAAGTACCGTAGGGATTAAACCTTCACGTAA
The nucleotide sequence above comes from Psychrobacillus glaciei. Encoded proteins:
- a CDS encoding IS110 family RNA-guided transposase encodes the protein MNPVIGLDVAKGESQVQAFLDKKQPYKKSFKVAHTLEGLTILLEFMREIEVASGERPPIVLESTGHYHTPVVQFFEDRGYLIIMVNPLVSYRAKSSSLRKVKTDIIDARHLCEMFYKEDLEPYKQRGIQLLNLRHLTRQHENITGMYVQTKLQFQSVLDQVFPEYCGVFGDLYSDVSLLTLQAFPTSEEVMATREETVAKKIKEFCKSRSQKWANSQSEKLKAAADRNPFQKTLYNSLILSINMYIKMLLEYKKHLSDLEREIDALAKSMEEYKILQSIPGIGEKIAATIISEIGEIDRFNHPKKLVAFAGIDPSVFESGTFKGTLNRITKRGSSRLRHALYMAVKSAIRDSRKKKTTDELIPRNKRLREFYDKKREEGKPFKVAVIACANKLLHWIYALLKNNSFFQYLT
- a CDS encoding beta propeller repeat protein; translated protein: MSFIKKVSCLLVIFLVFVNLIGRETIASEGELTLKEAIDIGFQRAKEWNANATLTSVNTVDETMGGSRGETGKRFNWFMQFMALGTDEHLLIGISEKKITVFESFKQSQVPTIQYDEIKLDSSDVLQLAKDKYGLKQGKGWATGYHFTLDNIEGTPILTVIGNDRDKRFTRISFNARNGDIVSAIHKLPYGGGLISKRIDTEKLSKKGMAITGFVAGNKKLVVWGDKKPTQFSTSNQPFIEWSENGGKKWTALRADNYVTHAWFDRNDELYAVTENEIWVGITSKSKGRKILSLDHPIENVDYSINNHIAVLSNGTIYYTSNQGKSWEKAIVPNPFYVIQISDNGDLLGLTEERKLLQKINDGWNEITMPNSKDVPWNMKVISNRLFITTESGIWTRNLQEVNWRKINVDEEIVQFIKKGEKLLGYSNRGEAIYSISTEYESKSEKVFEANDTIISDVDMMGDTIWVATVPNYSWEEIKTPKKRKKF
- a CDS encoding class I SAM-dependent methyltransferase; the protein is MTSKVMNDNMEEYDNPISYDIENNAYVGEIPFLIEWASKKRGTIIDLACGTGRITIPLAQNGFNLIGVDLHAGMLEQAKKKAEELQLKIEWLEQDCTQLDLNCKSPLIYMVGNSIQHFHTNESQNMLLSSIQTHLEEDGIFIFGTRFPSAEELLQPSTEEYWKTYTDTTCNKEVDVYTISNYDALSQMQHYTTIRKFKNADGIVVDETRTHISLRYTYPKEMERLLLENGFDILHVNTDWKGTPISNDSYEMIYVCRKQI
- a CDS encoding class I SAM-dependent methyltransferase, with amino-acid sequence MNTKSLEKNKHSWEAAAERFYGRNPLPEYGPMAPLEDDLNLFGDITNLKVLDIGCGSGHSLQYMNQRNAAELWGLDLSEKQINAARSLLVNCGSSVQLFQSPMELNPGLPENYFDIVYSIYALGWTTDLDKTLSNINKYLKQGGVFVFSWEHPLHSRVSNEGGALTFNKSYHEEGPYDHEGWGNPAIMQQFRISTYMNTLISHGFQIEKVIEDVWCSEEDIQRHENRWYSFEKAKSIPTTLIIKSRKL
- a CDS encoding amidase family protein — protein: MEIKFNKFFREELTIQEIQPGMEDGIITSKELTMYYLHRIAKYDQDGLKINSVLEINPHAIFIAEALDHERKIKGSRGPLHGIPVLLKDNIETNDSMHTSAGTIALENHISAQDAFLVARLRKAGAIILGKANMTELANGMSSEMWAGYSARGGQVKNPYGDENLFVGGSSSGSAVAVAANFTVLSVGTETDASILSPATQNSVVGIKPTVGLISRTGVIPFTYSQDTAGPFARNVTDAAILLGALTGVDSSDPATLKSEGRSLQDYTIYLDTNGLKGARIGVFNIASNESDEYDEELFNSAIQTLGDEGAIVIQEIEIPSFHREWSWGVSLYELKHSLDNYLSKLPPQLPVHSFSELIQFNKSLGEKALKYGQDKLEKREHFPNTLRNPEYLIARLEDLYFSQEQGIDFAVKKYNLDAILFPSYIGSTISAKAGYPSIAMPAGYMKSGKPFGVTFAGTAFSEGILIKLAYAFEQATKHRRSPCLLGKNDGGFRNEH
- a CDS encoding NUDIX hydrolase — its product is MFFINVEGAVFKEDKWLLIRRSTKEAHAGGGLALVGGTVEQEGDSQNILERTLRRELFEEVGVEVKDPIQYVRNTSFVLANGKEVVDIVFLCEFDKGEPYAKSPDEVESIHWMTTDEIVKNEEIQYYLRDSIVAAEALRIRGEY
- a CDS encoding DUF378 domain-containing protein, producing MRIISRIALVLVIIGAINWGLIGFFKYDLVSSIFGGETAGLSRIIFGLVGLSGLLCLPLLFDPVGDVDVVTDRDHKSYRNPNLGTELGEEPDFTDIKDVSKKDYDKD
- a CDS encoding asparagine synthase → MENLREGLIPTVLGTAVTTTGVVLRNNRSITPLISGSIIGFGLAHIVLGAIDLVEHRR